A part of Thermocrinis albus DSM 14484 genomic DNA contains:
- a CDS encoding DUF167 domain-containing protein, which yields MIMIVIHVKAKPKASKEYVKELSPNFYEVAVKEPPEDGKANERILELLSKHLKVPKSRIKLLRGTSSRIKVFCISQL from the coding sequence ATGATAATGATAGTTATACACGTGAAAGCAAAACCTAAGGCCTCTAAGGAGTACGTGAAGGAATTATCCCCCAACTTTTACGAGGTGGCGGTAAAGGAACCACCCGAAGACGGAAAAGCTAACGAAAGGATACTGGAACTACTGTCAAAACATCTAAAGGTACCCAAGAGTCGTATAAAGCTCCTTAGAGGGACTTCCTCAAGGATAAAAGTATTCTGCATCTCACAGCTTTGA
- a CDS encoding PP2C family protein-serine/threonine phosphatase — MVVYFYTHRGKQRTNNEDALLVNGRVFQTEAMDVVQSENFQGGWLVVADGLGGHARGEVASRIVLEILQERNPQDKESLMSTLWEAKDVLLEYARQHPQAYGLGTALAGFLVREEDVLVFNVGDCRVYGYSKGWVRLTKDHTVVEDLIDKGQLTPQEAKNHPRRHILTSALTGDMSDFEIYIRQVDIPVALLACSDGFWEEMEDDLNACGTDVNLIMEVLKEKPQKDNVSFLLLKRNV; from the coding sequence ATGGTGGTTTACTTTTACACTCACAGGGGTAAACAAAGAACCAACAACGAAGACGCTCTTTTGGTGAACGGAAGAGTCTTCCAAACAGAAGCTATGGATGTGGTACAAAGCGAGAACTTTCAAGGTGGTTGGCTGGTTGTGGCTGATGGGTTAGGCGGTCATGCCAGGGGTGAGGTGGCCTCCAGGATAGTGTTGGAGATTCTGCAGGAAAGAAACCCTCAGGATAAGGAGAGTCTTATGTCTACCCTTTGGGAAGCCAAGGATGTACTCTTAGAATACGCGCGTCAGCATCCTCAAGCTTACGGGCTAGGCACAGCTTTGGCAGGTTTCCTTGTAAGGGAAGAGGATGTTTTGGTTTTTAACGTGGGTGACTGTAGAGTTTACGGCTACTCAAAAGGTTGGGTTCGCCTCACCAAAGACCACACGGTGGTTGAAGATCTAATAGACAAAGGTCAACTTACACCCCAGGAGGCAAAGAACCATCCCCGCAGACATATTCTTACCTCTGCCCTTACGGGAGATATGTCGGACTTTGAGATCTACATAAGACAGGTGGATATACCAGTGGCTCTTTTGGCATGTTCCGACGGTTTCTGGGAAGAAATGGAAGATGACCTTAACGCCTGTGGCACAGACGTGAATCTCATCATGGAGGTGTTAAAAGAAAAACCTCAGAAGGACAACGTGAGTTTTCTTCTTCTGAAAAGGAATGTTTAA
- a CDS encoding delta-60 repeat domain-containing protein produces MKRYVGYFVFGLIAMGIVFSGYGGGGGGGGRVITAPSGSLDTTFGRGGIVTTDIGTNREDEAKALAIQSDGKIVVVGYSYNGTNTDFAVVRYNPDGSLDTSFGTNGIVTTDIGTNSEDKAYALAIQRDGKIVVAGTSDGDFAIVRYWP; encoded by the coding sequence ATGAAGAGGTATGTAGGTTATTTTGTTTTCGGTTTAATTGCAATGGGGATTGTTTTTAGTGGTTATGGTGGAGGCGGTGGAGGTGGTGGAAGAGTTATAACAGCACCATCTGGAAGCCTTGATACCACCTTCGGCAGAGGAGGCATAGTAACAACAGATATTGGAACGAATAGGGAGGATGAAGCCAAAGCCCTTGCCATCCAGTCAGACGGGAAGATTGTGGTCGTAGGATATTCCTATAATGGCACAAACACTGATTTTGCCGTAGTGAGGTATAATCCAGATGGAAGCCTTGATACCAGCTTCGGCACAAACGGCATAGTAACGACAGATATTGGAACGAATAGTGAGGATAAAGCCTATGCCCTTGCCATCCAGAGAGACGGTAAGATTGTGGTCGCAGGAACTTCAGACGGTGATTTTGCCATAGTGAGGTATTGGCCATAG
- the uvrC gene encoding excinuclease ABC subunit UvrC produces MIDLETLKRAPESCGVYLFQRKGRPIYIGKAKNIKERLLQHYRASTSDPREKAILEQADSVDWFITRNEFEALTLEIDLIQTHKPKYNILHKYGAGYPMLLITEDPFPTLRVVRGAHHRGKLFGPFFTASKAYKVKRLVHSLFKLRTCDPMPIRKEPCMDYHLGLCSGPCCGKIDREDYLLSVMSAESMLSGEVGEVLPLLYQRIDQLMVNMEFEKCAVIRDQIQALERLGQGQKVSPLPYASADVFYRMGNVVGIFLIRSHKLVDKQIHTLESESQLEEMLAGFYYANVLPQVLLVNFPISEELIQWLQKRGACKILPLEDPELEKLLRENVGAAVPYQVLREEFLKTLSVPLPEVIEGFDVSHFYGEYVVGSCVVWEKGFMNKKRYRRYRIKSFEGINDYMALEEILSRRARRLKEGEEKMPDIWLIDGGVGQLNVGIRVRDRWDLPIKVMALAKEEELLITEDGRKIPLKENPLLYKVFGLIRDEAHRFALSYNRQLRLKNALTDILDKVKGIGEVKKRIIYRNFDNLYEFLQADPNYLKQLGIDPSLKQEVEKYLAGDKGS; encoded by the coding sequence ATGATAGATCTTGAAACCCTCAAAAGAGCTCCCGAAAGTTGCGGTGTTTATCTTTTTCAAAGAAAGGGAAGACCTATATACATAGGAAAGGCAAAGAACATAAAGGAAAGACTGTTACAGCACTACAGGGCATCTACCTCAGATCCCAGAGAGAAAGCCATACTGGAGCAAGCCGACAGTGTGGACTGGTTTATCACCCGTAACGAGTTTGAAGCTCTAACTTTAGAGATAGACCTCATTCAAACTCATAAACCCAAATACAACATACTTCACAAGTACGGTGCAGGTTATCCCATGCTCCTCATCACCGAGGATCCTTTTCCCACCCTTCGCGTTGTGAGAGGTGCCCATCACAGAGGCAAACTCTTCGGTCCTTTCTTTACAGCCAGTAAGGCCTACAAAGTTAAAAGATTGGTGCACAGTCTTTTTAAACTACGCACATGTGATCCTATGCCTATCAGGAAGGAACCTTGCATGGATTATCATCTGGGCCTCTGCAGTGGTCCGTGCTGCGGAAAGATAGATAGGGAGGATTATCTACTGTCGGTTATGTCTGCGGAGTCTATGCTTTCGGGAGAAGTGGGAGAAGTGTTACCCTTGCTCTACCAGCGCATAGACCAGCTTATGGTGAACATGGAGTTTGAGAAGTGTGCCGTCATAAGGGATCAGATACAGGCTTTAGAGCGTTTAGGACAAGGGCAAAAGGTAAGTCCATTACCTTACGCCAGTGCAGATGTCTTCTACAGAATGGGTAACGTGGTGGGAATATTTCTTATCCGTTCCCATAAGTTGGTGGACAAACAGATACACACTTTGGAGAGTGAGAGCCAACTGGAAGAGATGCTGGCAGGTTTCTACTACGCCAACGTGCTGCCTCAGGTACTGCTGGTGAATTTTCCCATCAGTGAGGAACTAATACAGTGGTTACAGAAAAGGGGAGCCTGCAAGATACTTCCATTAGAAGATCCTGAGCTGGAAAAACTCCTGAGGGAGAACGTAGGTGCTGCCGTACCCTACCAGGTCCTAAGGGAGGAGTTTCTCAAAACCCTATCTGTACCTTTACCGGAGGTGATAGAAGGGTTTGATGTCTCCCATTTTTACGGGGAGTATGTGGTAGGATCTTGTGTGGTTTGGGAAAAAGGCTTCATGAACAAAAAGCGTTACAGGAGATACAGGATAAAGAGCTTTGAAGGTATAAACGACTATATGGCACTGGAAGAGATACTATCCAGAAGGGCGAGGCGCCTGAAAGAGGGAGAGGAAAAAATGCCCGACATATGGCTCATAGATGGAGGAGTAGGGCAGCTGAACGTAGGAATAAGGGTGAGGGATAGATGGGATCTACCCATTAAAGTCATGGCTCTCGCCAAAGAGGAGGAACTCCTCATAACGGAGGATGGTAGGAAGATCCCCCTCAAAGAGAACCCACTCCTCTACAAGGTGTTTGGTCTTATAAGGGACGAAGCACACCGCTTTGCCCTATCCTACAACCGACAGCTGAGACTCAAAAACGCCCTCACCGACATACTGGACAAAGTGAAAGGTATAGGAGAGGTAAAGAAGCGCATCATCTACAGGAACTTTGACAACCTTTATGAGTTTCTTCAGGCAGACCCTAACTATCTGAAGCAGTTAGGTATAGACCCTTCCCTAAAACAGGAGGTAGAAAAGTACCTTGCAGGTGATAAAGGGAGTTAA
- a CDS encoding ArnT family glycosyltransferase has translation MRGLLFFLSSITFFRILYVIFYPLDLFPEEAQYWDWSRDLDLSYYSKPPMVAYLNFISRTILGNTEIAVRVWPIFFSFLLSVFTYIFVKRLFDEKTALVASVIPQLSVGFSVNSLLMTTDAPFLFFWSLSVMTIYHASEKNSLRLWLLAGFLAGLAFLSKYPAVFLLPCTLLYLLLYRRNVLLSYKPYVALLPAFFLATPVIYWNMKHGMVSFLHVSTLATKGGGSVWEHILEYLGGQMLILSVIPFFFMLMGWLKGWKNSTTAFLSLYSLPVFLFFSMLSLHKRVEANWPGFAYFTGSILASYHLARSRWLVPSFGLSLFLFLFLHFTPLLDVVGLRKILPPQRDPTKMGVGWSLLGDEVSRLYTGEEMVFSPQYQISAELAFYTKGNPRTFCVNLGRRMNQYDLWREGMKNYVGKDAIFVDLKPIDSRVLSGFEGIIEERSLVVKWRGEEVRRFYIYKLRKFNGHMEESMPEGY, from the coding sequence ATGAGGGGTCTTCTTTTCTTTCTTTCATCAATAACCTTTTTCAGAATTCTGTATGTGATTTTCTATCCTTTGGACCTATTTCCGGAGGAGGCTCAATACTGGGACTGGTCAAGAGATCTGGATCTTAGCTATTACTCTAAGCCTCCTATGGTGGCTTACCTTAACTTTATCAGCAGAACTATCTTAGGAAACACAGAGATAGCGGTAAGAGTATGGCCCATTTTTTTCTCTTTCCTTCTGTCTGTTTTTACGTACATCTTTGTAAAAAGGTTGTTTGATGAGAAAACAGCTCTCGTGGCATCTGTGATACCACAGCTGTCTGTGGGTTTTTCCGTAAACTCCCTTCTTATGACTACCGATGCTCCTTTTTTGTTTTTCTGGTCCTTGAGTGTTATGACTATTTACCATGCGTCAGAAAAAAACTCTCTAAGATTGTGGCTTTTGGCAGGTTTTTTAGCCGGTCTTGCTTTTCTTAGTAAGTATCCTGCTGTTTTTCTATTACCTTGTACTCTCCTCTATCTTCTCCTTTACCGAAGGAATGTTCTCCTTAGTTACAAGCCTTACGTAGCTCTTCTGCCTGCCTTTTTTCTGGCTACACCGGTCATATACTGGAACATGAAACACGGTATGGTTTCCTTCTTGCATGTTTCCACTCTGGCCACAAAGGGTGGCGGTTCTGTGTGGGAGCATATCCTGGAATATCTGGGAGGGCAGATGCTGATTCTTTCAGTTATCCCCTTCTTCTTCATGTTAATGGGTTGGTTAAAAGGATGGAAGAACAGTACCACAGCCTTTCTGTCCCTTTACTCTTTGCCTGTTTTTCTGTTTTTTTCAATGCTTTCTCTTCACAAAAGAGTGGAGGCCAACTGGCCAGGGTTTGCCTACTTTACAGGTAGCATACTGGCATCCTACCACTTGGCCAGAAGCAGGTGGCTTGTTCCTTCTTTTGGTCTTTCTCTCTTTCTTTTCCTGTTTCTTCACTTTACACCTTTACTGGATGTGGTGGGTCTAAGGAAGATACTACCTCCTCAGAGGGATCCTACTAAGATGGGCGTAGGATGGAGCTTGTTGGGGGATGAGGTAAGCCGACTTTATACCGGTGAGGAGATGGTATTCAGTCCTCAGTATCAGATATCGGCGGAACTGGCCTTTTACACCAAGGGTAATCCTCGCACCTTTTGCGTAAATCTGGGTAGGAGGATGAACCAGTACGATCTTTGGAGAGAAGGCATGAAGAACTATGTGGGAAAAGACGCTATCTTTGTGGACCTTAAACCCATAGACAGCAGAGTCCTCTCAGGTTTTGAAGGTATAATAGAGGAGAGGAGCCTTGTTGTCAAATGGAGAGGTGAGGAGGTGAGAAGGTTTTATATATACAAGCTGAGAAAATTCAACGGTCATATGGAGGAAAGCATGCCTGAAGGTTATTAG
- the plsY gene encoding glycerol-3-phosphate 1-O-acyltransferase PlsY has protein sequence MDSILLVLLAYLYGSVLFGEHIAKWKGVDIRSVGSGNVGATNVARALGKKYALLVFLLDMSKGLVPVWLARFYMGIDSWTVFLVGVASVLGHMYPIFHNWKGGKGVATAFGVLLGISPFLAFLTLLVWLMVFKWKGYVSLASLTACVFAVVFSLFFMPAKIFLLALVITVLIFYRHKDNIKRLMEGRELKVGS, from the coding sequence ATGGACTCCATACTGCTGGTACTGTTGGCGTACCTTTACGGTTCCGTCCTATTCGGAGAGCATATAGCTAAGTGGAAGGGGGTTGATATAAGAAGCGTGGGTAGTGGAAACGTAGGTGCCACCAATGTGGCTCGTGCTTTAGGTAAAAAGTATGCCTTACTGGTGTTTCTGTTGGATATGTCAAAGGGTCTTGTTCCTGTCTGGCTGGCTCGTTTTTACATGGGAATTGACTCGTGGACTGTTTTCTTAGTGGGTGTGGCCAGTGTGCTGGGTCACATGTATCCCATTTTTCACAACTGGAAAGGGGGAAAGGGTGTGGCTACCGCTTTTGGTGTACTTTTGGGAATTTCTCCCTTCCTAGCTTTTCTTACGCTGTTGGTCTGGCTTATGGTGTTTAAGTGGAAGGGTTATGTGTCTCTGGCTTCCTTAACTGCCTGTGTCTTTGCTGTGGTGTTTTCCCTCTTCTTTATGCCCGCTAAGATTTTTCTACTGGCACTGGTGATTACTGTTCTGATATTTTACAGGCACAAGGACAACATAAAGAGACTTATGGAGGGTAGAGAGTTAAAAGTGGGTTCATGA
- the truA gene encoding tRNA pseudouridine(38-40) synthase TruA — translation MFNYGLILSFVGTHFHGWQIQPSLRTVQGELSSCLSKIFDRTIKPIGCCRTDAGVHAKEYAANFKAPTFIEPDKLLKALNSLLPHDIGVKKVWLAEEKWNSRYSIKGKTYVYRIHMSHARDPFLEPFVWRIPYTLQVDKMREISQLLVGTHDFSGFSKKEDDKNPIIDLEELVLLQEGDILILSFRARRFLRYMVRRMVGALVQVGLEKIGKEEIERYLSGENCPYTAPAKGLTLEKIHFS, via the coding sequence ATGTTTAACTACGGTCTAATTCTGTCCTTCGTAGGTACTCACTTTCACGGTTGGCAGATACAACCCTCCCTACGCACCGTTCAAGGTGAACTCTCTTCCTGCCTTAGCAAGATTTTTGATCGCACCATCAAACCTATAGGGTGTTGTAGGACAGACGCAGGAGTACACGCCAAGGAGTATGCAGCCAACTTTAAAGCACCCACCTTTATAGAACCAGATAAGCTTCTGAAAGCCCTTAACTCCCTTTTACCTCACGACATAGGAGTAAAGAAAGTTTGGCTGGCAGAAGAGAAGTGGAACTCCCGTTACTCTATCAAAGGTAAAACTTACGTATACAGAATCCATATGTCCCATGCCAGAGATCCCTTTTTGGAGCCCTTTGTTTGGAGAATCCCCTATACCTTACAGGTGGACAAGATGAGAGAGATCAGTCAGCTTTTAGTGGGAACTCATGACTTTTCCGGTTTTTCTAAAAAAGAGGATGATAAGAACCCTATTATAGACTTAGAGGAATTGGTCCTCCTACAGGAAGGCGATATACTTATTTTGAGTTTTAGAGCACGGCGTTTTTTAAGATACATGGTAAGGAGAATGGTAGGTGCGTTGGTACAGGTAGGGTTAGAAAAGATAGGAAAAGAAGAGATAGAGCGCTATCTATCAGGTGAAAACTGCCCATACACAGCTCCCGCAAAAGGTCTCACATTGGAAAAAATCCACTTTAGCTAA